In Marinicauda algicola, one DNA window encodes the following:
- a CDS encoding 4-hydroxy-2-oxovalerate aldolase, translated as MTQTRITLFDCTLRDGSYQIDFGFDANHTYALVQHLEEAGVDEIEVGHGLGLGAERSGTAPAGESDARYMAAARMAARKARIGVFAMPAFATLDDIGAAKDAGMDFLRFGVDAAKLETAEPFVRHAVELGLSTTVFLMKTYTLPVAELRRKAHLFEAWGAEAVAIVDSAGGMIPAQVRNYVRAITDKTKLKVAFHGHNNFQLAVGNAFAAIEAGATILDASLKGMGRSSGNAQIEVLAAGLKRAGYQVNADPMELAFVADKFITRAEFEGGITTTDLVQAMGLVHSGMQGKIDRAASEFGVDAKLLTLKVGRLGGGLDLDLNAVRAAAQILVWEKEDGVAAEDIAHAI; from the coding sequence ATGACCCAGACCCGCATCACGCTCTTCGACTGCACGCTGCGCGATGGCAGCTACCAGATCGATTTCGGATTCGACGCCAATCATACCTACGCGCTGGTCCAGCATCTGGAAGAGGCCGGCGTGGACGAGATCGAGGTCGGCCACGGGCTCGGCCTCGGCGCGGAGCGCTCCGGCACGGCCCCGGCCGGGGAGAGCGACGCCAGATACATGGCCGCAGCGCGCATGGCTGCGAGGAAAGCCAGGATCGGCGTCTTTGCCATGCCCGCCTTCGCCACGCTCGACGACATCGGTGCGGCGAAGGACGCGGGGATGGACTTCCTGCGCTTCGGCGTGGATGCGGCGAAGCTGGAAACCGCCGAGCCCTTCGTGCGCCACGCGGTGGAACTCGGCCTGTCGACCACGGTCTTCCTCATGAAGACCTACACGCTTCCCGTCGCGGAACTGCGCCGCAAGGCCCACCTGTTCGAAGCGTGGGGGGCAGAGGCCGTGGCGATCGTGGACAGCGCCGGCGGCATGATCCCGGCCCAGGTGCGCAATTACGTGCGCGCCATTACCGACAAGACGAAACTGAAGGTCGCCTTCCACGGCCACAACAATTTCCAGCTCGCCGTCGGCAACGCATTTGCCGCCATCGAGGCGGGCGCGACCATCCTCGACGCCTCGCTGAAAGGAATGGGCCGCTCCTCAGGCAATGCGCAGATCGAGGTACTGGCCGCCGGGCTCAAGCGGGCGGGCTACCAGGTCAATGCCGATCCGATGGAGCTCGCCTTCGTCGCCGACAAGTTCATAACCCGTGCCGAGTTCGAGGGCGGGATCACCACCACCGACCTGGTCCAGGCCATGGGCCTCGTCCACTCCGGCATGCAGGGCAAGATCGATCGCGCCGCGAGCGAGTTCGGAGTCGACGCCAAGCTTCTCACCCTCAAGGTCGGCCGCCTGGGCGGCGGACTCGATCTCGATCTCAACGCCGTGCGGGCCGCCGCCCAGATCCTGGTATGGGAGAAGGAAGACGGCGTCGCCGCAGAGGACATCGCGCATGCCATCTGA
- a CDS encoding pseudaminic acid biosynthesis-associated methylase: MPSERPVEHWKGAFGDAYISRNVADIAAVRQRTLAWGRYLWPIMAELPNSVLEVGCSIGINLRALKNLVGAELFAVEPNESARKRVIAEGVLDTDHIFDATADRLPLADGAVELSFTTGVLIHVPPSELPAAMDELHRVSSRYVLMSEYFADQPEEKAYRGETGLLFKRDFGAMMLERHRDLKLVDYGFLWKHAGASDSGNWWLFEKRG, translated from the coding sequence ATGCCATCTGAACGCCCTGTCGAGCACTGGAAGGGCGCCTTCGGCGACGCCTACATCTCGCGCAACGTCGCCGACATCGCAGCGGTGCGCCAGCGCACACTGGCCTGGGGGCGCTATCTCTGGCCGATCATGGCCGAGTTGCCGAACTCCGTCCTGGAGGTGGGCTGCTCTATCGGAATCAATCTGCGCGCGCTGAAGAACCTCGTCGGTGCCGAACTGTTCGCCGTCGAGCCCAATGAAAGCGCGCGCAAGCGCGTGATCGCCGAGGGCGTGCTCGACACCGACCATATCTTCGACGCGACCGCGGACAGGCTGCCCCTCGCCGATGGCGCGGTGGAGCTGAGCTTCACCACCGGGGTGCTGATCCACGTACCGCCGAGCGAGCTTCCCGCCGCGATGGACGAGCTCCACCGGGTTTCCAGCCGCTACGTGCTGATGAGCGAGTATTTCGCTGATCAGCCCGAGGAGAAGGCCTATCGCGGCGAAACGGGGCTCCTGTTCAAGCGTGATTTCGGCGCAATGATGCTGGAACGCCATCGCGACCTGAAGCTGGTCGATTACGGCTTCCTGTGGAAGCACGCCGGAGCCAGCGACAGCGGAAACTGGTGGCTGTTCGAGAAGCGCGGCTAG
- a CDS encoding class I SAM-dependent methyltransferase, whose amino-acid sequence MNEKGKAWGAKSLGVEGSARIVRHHPSELMLRALFSSRYSGLAPEITGGTRVLDVGAMYLNNLVPFADRGCECHGIEINEDMAAISRQAAKDQGIDAEIRVGSNRSIPHEDARFDILLSINVIHYEDDAKGLRAAMAEYARVLAPGGRCFVVSAGPGHYLRRSATRLGPNRYEIAYEDFRKGQTMAYFESEDQLGEMMREVFCETVTGRMTERHAKADVDFFYALGAR is encoded by the coding sequence ATGAACGAGAAGGGCAAGGCATGGGGCGCGAAGAGCCTCGGGGTGGAAGGTTCAGCGCGCATCGTGCGCCACCATCCCAGCGAACTCATGCTGCGCGCCCTGTTCTCCAGCCGGTATTCCGGTCTCGCTCCGGAGATCACGGGCGGCACACGCGTGCTCGATGTCGGGGCGATGTATCTGAACAATCTCGTCCCGTTCGCCGACCGGGGCTGCGAATGCCACGGTATCGAGATTAACGAGGACATGGCCGCGATCTCGCGGCAGGCGGCGAAAGACCAGGGAATCGACGCCGAGATCCGGGTCGGCTCCAACCGGTCCATTCCCCATGAGGACGCGCGCTTCGACATCCTGCTGTCGATCAACGTGATCCACTACGAGGACGATGCGAAGGGGCTGAGGGCCGCGATGGCCGAATATGCGCGCGTGCTGGCGCCCGGCGGGCGCTGCTTCGTCGTCTCGGCAGGCCCCGGACATTATCTGCGCCGAAGCGCCACCCGGCTCGGCCCCAACCGGTACGAGATCGCGTATGAGGATTTCCGAAAGGGCCAGACCATGGCCTATTTCGAGAGCGAGGATCAGCTCGGCGAAATGATGCGCGAGGTGTTCTGCGAGACCGTCACCGGACGCATGACCGAGCGGCATGCCAAGGCTGACGTCGATTTCTTCTACGCGTTGGGCGCGCGCTAG